Proteins encoded by one window of Lactobacillus sp. ESL0684:
- a CDS encoding KDGP aldolase family protein: MKLTPNYYKDRVALNVLAGSVDNAKDIYQAAEGHVICGVLTKNYPDNRTCVTDMKKYQTAVDNAISVGLGAGDPNQSLMVSEVSKILQPQHVNQVFTGVAQSRTMLGQSETVVNGLVSPTGKVGYVNIATGPFSSQVKTAEVPIVAAIAMLKDMGGSSIKYFPMKGLKHKDEYMYLAKACAANDFSLEPTGGIDLENFQTILEIAVEAGVKKIIPHVYSSIIDKDTGLTKPADVAKLFVMIKTVVD, from the coding sequence ATGAAATTAACGCCAAATTATTATAAAGATAGGGTAGCTTTGAATGTACTGGCTGGTTCAGTAGATAATGCAAAAGATATTTATCAAGCAGCTGAGGGTCATGTTATTTGCGGAGTATTAACTAAAAATTATCCGGATAATAGAACTTGTGTTACAGATATGAAAAAGTATCAAACTGCTGTTGATAATGCAATTTCAGTTGGCTTAGGAGCTGGGGATCCTAACCAAAGTTTGATGGTTAGTGAAGTTTCCAAAATACTTCAACCACAACATGTAAATCAGGTTTTTACTGGAGTGGCTCAATCAAGAACTATGTTAGGGCAAAGTGAAACAGTAGTTAATGGTTTGGTTTCTCCAACTGGAAAAGTTGGTTATGTTAATATTGCAACTGGCCCATTTAGCAGTCAAGTTAAAACTGCTGAGGTTCCTATTGTGGCAGCTATTGCTATGTTGAAAGATATGGGAGGTAGTTCTATAAAATATTTCCCAATGAAAGGATTGAAGCATAAAGATGAATATATGTATTTAGCAAAAGCATGTGCTGCTAATGATTTTAGTTTAGAGCCAACAGGTGGAATAGATTTAGAAAATTTTCAAACAATTTTGGAAATTGCAGTTGAAGCGGGTGTTAAAAAAATCATACCTCATGTTTATTCTTCAATTATTGATAAGGATACAGGATTAACTAAACCTGCTGACGTTGCCAAGTTATTTGTTATGATAAAGACTGTTGTGGACTGA
- a CDS encoding DgaE family pyridoxal phosphate-dependent ammonia lyase — protein MDFYKELNLKHVINASGKMTILGVSKLPEESIKAQQFGDSHFFEMADLVKKSGEYIAKLLGAEDAVIVNSASAGIAQTIAALIGQGNKYHLYHPYSDRFTKRNFILPKGQNVDYGAPEEEMIAVGGGHIIEAGYANMCSSEHIEWAIDDSTAAIFYVKSHHAVQKSMLSIEDALKVAHQHGLPLILDAAAEEDLKKYVEMGVDIVIFSGAKAIEGPAAGLVYGKRKYIEWIRMQSLGLGRSMKIGKENIFGLLGAIEKYLKVGPEKGKDMHKRLIPFMSELNQVPHIKVREQQDQAGREIYRADVVVDKLCPKNAKEIIKELKENDPAIYTREYRANEGIIEFDIRAVDSDEMSVIVDRLKEILR, from the coding sequence ATGGATTTTTATAAAGAACTAAATTTAAAGCATGTGATAAATGCAAGTGGAAAAATGACGATATTAGGTGTTTCTAAACTACCTGAAGAAAGTATTAAAGCCCAACAATTTGGTGATAGTCATTTTTTTGAGATGGCAGACTTAGTTAAAAAAAGTGGCGAATATATTGCTAAATTACTTGGTGCAGAAGATGCGGTAATAGTGAATTCAGCATCTGCTGGGATAGCACAAACTATTGCAGCACTCATTGGTCAAGGTAATAAATATCATTTGTATCATCCATACTCTGATAGGTTTACTAAAAGGAATTTTATATTGCCAAAAGGACAAAATGTTGATTATGGTGCACCTGAAGAGGAAATGATAGCGGTAGGAGGCGGTCATATAATTGAAGCAGGGTATGCAAATATGTGTTCATCCGAACATATTGAATGGGCTATTGATGATAGTACAGCGGCAATTTTTTACGTAAAAAGTCACCATGCTGTTCAAAAAAGTATGCTATCTATTGAAGATGCACTTAAAGTAGCTCATCAACATGGATTGCCACTAATTCTCGATGCAGCAGCAGAGGAAGATCTAAAAAAATATGTTGAAATGGGAGTTGATATTGTTATCTTTAGTGGTGCTAAAGCAATAGAAGGACCAGCGGCTGGCTTAGTATACGGTAAAAGAAAATATATTGAATGGATTAGGATGCAAAGTTTGGGCTTGGGTCGTTCAATGAAAATAGGTAAAGAAAATATATTTGGCTTATTGGGAGCCATTGAAAAGTATCTAAAGGTGGGTCCTGAAAAAGGCAAAGATATGCATAAGCGCTTAATCCCATTTATGTCCGAATTAAATCAAGTACCTCATATTAAAGTTAGAGAGCAACAAGATCAAGCTGGTCGAGAAATTTATCGTGCAGATGTGGTTGTTGATAAACTCTGTCCTAAAAATGCTAAAGAAATTATTAAAGAATTGAAAGAAAATGATCCAGCAATATATACCCGTGAGTATAGAGCGAATGAAGGAATAATTGAATTTGATATTAGAGCCGTAGATTCTGATGAGATGAGTGTAATAGTTGATAGATTGAAGGAAATTTTAAGATGA
- a CDS encoding amidohydrolase/deacetylase family metallohydrolase, which produces MLDLYLKNGLSIKDDSPLEVAIRGHKIVAMGHKLEDIKAHQTINLQGKYISAGWIDDHVHCYEKLTLYYDDPDEDGYKSGVTTVIDAGSTGAENIDDFYDSNEDKITNVYAMINVGKTGILAQNELGNLDTIEEKALLDSVEKYQNFIVGIKVRESHSVVVNNGVEPLKRGKKFQKELGGSFPIMVHVGANPPDLKNVVSLMDNNDILTHVYNGKPNGIIDKEGNIHQFVWEAYKRGVTFDVGHGTDSFNFNTFDVANSAGLVPKSISTDIYSRNRINGPVYDMATTMEKFLMYGFSLSKVVSMVTEAPAKTFNLVTKGKLEEGYDADLTVFELKKNVANKLVDSNQNERIYDKKICPQLCVVMGKAYEIGE; this is translated from the coding sequence TTGTTAGATCTATATTTAAAAAATGGTTTAAGTATTAAAGATGATAGTCCATTAGAAGTTGCAATAAGAGGTCATAAAATCGTTGCAATGGGTCATAAATTGGAAGATATTAAGGCTCATCAAACTATTAACCTACAAGGAAAATATATTTCTGCAGGTTGGATTGATGATCATGTACATTGCTATGAGAAGTTAACGCTTTATTATGATGATCCTGACGAAGATGGCTATAAATCGGGAGTTACAACTGTAATTGATGCAGGATCCACTGGTGCAGAAAATATTGATGATTTTTATGATTCCAATGAGGATAAAATTACCAATGTTTACGCTATGATTAATGTTGGCAAGACTGGTATCTTAGCTCAAAACGAATTAGGTAATCTTGATACGATTGAAGAAAAAGCATTATTAGATTCAGTTGAAAAATATCAAAATTTTATTGTGGGAATTAAAGTTAGAGAAAGTCATTCTGTAGTTGTGAATAATGGAGTGGAACCATTAAAAAGAGGGAAAAAGTTCCAAAAGGAGTTAGGTGGTTCGTTTCCGATCATGGTCCATGTTGGAGCAAATCCACCTGATTTAAAGAATGTTGTATCGTTAATGGACAATAATGATATTTTGACACATGTGTATAATGGAAAGCCAAACGGAATCATCGATAAGGAAGGTAATATTCATCAATTTGTCTGGGAAGCCTATAAGCGAGGAGTAACTTTTGATGTAGGACATGGAACAGATAGCTTTAATTTTAATACTTTTGATGTAGCTAATTCAGCAGGATTGGTGCCTAAATCAATTAGTACAGATATATATAGTAGAAATCGGATTAATGGTCCTGTTTATGATATGGCAACTACTATGGAAAAGTTTTTAATGTATGGTTTTTCATTGTCTAAAGTTGTTAGTATGGTTACTGAAGCACCAGCAAAGACCTTTAATTTGGTGACTAAAGGAAAACTTGAGGAAGGCTACGATGCTGATTTAACTGTTTTCGAATTGAAAAAGAATGTAGCAAATAAATTAGTTGATTCAAATCAAAATGAACGTATATATGATAAGAAAATTTGCCCACAATTATGCGTAGTAATGGGTAAAGCCTATGAAATTGGTGAATAA
- a CDS encoding DUF4310 family protein — protein MKNDESLNLKDTKSFWYADWSFPIIVGIMSAGVFAGTSMYFNYGTGAFNEVAFVAMLKAGMTGGSYGACAAFGASFLFARILEGSLDGILDLGGSLLTGVGLGVPAILLSMNIKEPIESFPLALLTGAIIGVIIGAIIYVIRHFTLKQANSTFGADIMMGAGNDTGRFLGPLIIISAAQASIPIGLGAIVGAIIFYAWKKPITGGAIIGSMIAGFFFPIKL, from the coding sequence ATGAAAAACGATGAATCATTAAATTTAAAAGATACTAAAAGTTTTTGGTATGCAGATTGGAGTTTTCCAATTATTGTGGGAATAATGTCTGCTGGTGTATTTGCAGGAACTTCAATGTATTTTAATTATGGAACTGGTGCATTTAACGAGGTTGCGTTTGTTGCCATGCTAAAAGCCGGTATGACTGGAGGTTCATACGGTGCATGTGCAGCATTTGGAGCGAGTTTTCTATTTGCAAGGATCCTTGAAGGATCATTAGATGGAATCTTAGATTTAGGTGGCTCGCTGTTAACAGGTGTTGGCCTTGGGGTTCCTGCAATTTTATTAAGTATGAATATTAAAGAACCAATTGAAAGTTTTCCTTTAGCATTATTGACAGGTGCCATAATTGGCGTAATTATTGGAGCAATTATTTATGTTATACGACATTTTACTTTAAAACAGGCTAATTCTACCTTTGGTGCAGACATTATGATGGGAGCTGGCAATGATACTGGGCGTTTCCTTGGCCCGCTGATCATCATTTCTGCTGCTCAAGCGTCCATTCCGATTGGACTTGGAGCAATTGTTGGGGCAATTATTTTTTATGCTTGGAAGAAGCCAATCACAGGTGGTGCAATTATTGGATCAATGATTGCAGGTTTCTTTTTCCCAATAAAGTTGTAA
- a CDS encoding DUF4311 domain-containing protein, producing the protein MHFFVIFIESIVIGLLVGFAVGIGAARMFNAPTVQALGAFRTLGEMNASEGDPASHFSFGLGFFFNAWASTVAAGSFTQDVTHRVIPNWAAAILMLKNHDEKAMHDAKAMGIVGAIIGSIVVAFLNLTSSALPQSLQITAVKVLVPAATLLINTVMPVIFWLAAIDAGKRSGMFGTIFGGFAQLIMGNAVPGVVLGILVGKGVDESGWNKITKSILIATILLFVLSGFFRSFDVTLLKQMNVSIPGWLKQVHAVFGG; encoded by the coding sequence ATGCACTTTTTTGTAATTTTTATTGAGTCAATTGTAATCGGACTATTAGTAGGATTTGCTGTTGGAATAGGTGCAGCAAGAATGTTTAATGCCCCGACTGTACAAGCGTTAGGTGCATTTAGAACATTAGGAGAAATGAATGCTAGTGAGGGCGATCCAGCATCACATTTTTCGTTTGGATTAGGTTTCTTTTTTAACGCATGGGCTTCTACTGTTGCAGCGGGTTCATTTACTCAGGATGTAACTCATAGAGTTATTCCCAACTGGGCGGCTGCAATATTAATGCTAAAAAATCATGATGAAAAGGCAATGCATGATGCTAAAGCGATGGGAATAGTTGGTGCAATTATAGGTTCCATAGTTGTAGCTTTTTTAAACTTAACTAGTTCTGCATTACCACAATCTTTGCAAATAACTGCTGTCAAAGTTTTGGTTCCAGCTGCAACGTTATTAATTAATACTGTTATGCCTGTTATCTTTTGGTTAGCAGCTATTGATGCCGGGAAACGGTCAGGCATGTTCGGTACTATTTTTGGAGGTTTTGCACAATTAATTATGGGGAATGCAGTTCCTGGAGTGGTTTTGGGAATTTTAGTAGGTAAAGGAGTAGATGAGAGTGGATGGAATAAAATTACTAAGTCTATTTTGATTGCAACGATTCTACTCTTTGTATTAAGTGGATTCTTCAGAAGTTTTGATGTGACATTACTAAAACAAATGAATGTAAGTATACCTGGCTGGCTTAAACAAGTCCATGCTGTATTTGGTGGTTAA
- a CDS encoding DUF4312 family protein, with translation MKNLNLIVEKDKEIEVTGKGKDKKAAIAEALSNISKALTKDNSILIFSIKPSFFELGSLKQINKKEHFLFFFFPRVVTSYEVTLIVNVHIEYILLEKMKYEKVFIGDNDSFKRIVKGV, from the coding sequence ATGAAAAATTTAAATTTAATAGTTGAAAAAGACAAAGAAATAGAAGTAACAGGCAAGGGAAAAGATAAGAAAGCTGCAATTGCTGAGGCTTTAAGTAATATATCAAAAGCATTAACTAAAGACAATTCAATTTTAATTTTTAGTATAAAGCCAAGCTTTTTTGAACTAGGCAGCTTAAAACAAATAAACAAAAAAGAACACTTTCTTTTTTTCTTTTTTCCTAGGGTAGTGACTTCATATGAAGTGACATTAATTGTCAATGTTCATATTGAATACATTTTATTAGAAAAAATGAAATATGAAAAAGTCTTTATTGGTGATAATGATTCTTTTAAAAGAATAGTAAAAGGGGTTTAA
- a CDS encoding SFCGS family glycine-rich protein, with product MVTIVVADRMGKGQKVASGIEKAGAKVVLVPGIGADMKLGDVMNENNADFGISFCGSGGAGAIIANNKYGYAERHGMRSITEGVTAIEDGIKVLGFGFMDKEELGEKIVEAINKKYPD from the coding sequence ATGGTAACAATTGTAGTAGCAGATCGTATGGGCAAAGGGCAAAAAGTTGCATCTGGAATAGAAAAAGCAGGAGCTAAAGTTGTACTAGTACCAGGAATTGGTGCTGATATGAAACTTGGCGATGTTATGAATGAAAACAACGCAGACTTTGGTATTTCATTTTGCGGAAGTGGAGGTGCAGGAGCAATAATTGCAAATAATAAGTATGGCTATGCAGAAAGACATGGTATGAGGTCGATTACTGAAGGCGTGACTGCAATTGAAGATGGTATTAAAGTTTTAGGGTTCGGGTTCATGGATAAAGAAGAGTTAGGAGAAAAAATAGTGGAAGCTATTAATAAAAAGTATCCTGATTAA
- a CDS encoding PRD domain-containing protein, with the protein MDEKLPKELQFYVEKSDYKFELKKVEKYVLKIIAKYKLKPTQLQLKVLGNHLSEMVIRAKRGKKLDDVDEAIFSEVSEKALSISLKIVDFINSNVGKLSKSESYVLSIHFENMLLN; encoded by the coding sequence ATGGATGAAAAACTACCTAAAGAATTACAATTCTATGTTGAAAAAAGCGATTATAAGTTTGAACTTAAAAAAGTTGAAAAATATGTATTAAAGATTATTGCTAAATATAAGCTAAAGCCTACACAACTTCAACTTAAGGTATTAGGAAATCATTTATCAGAGATGGTTATTAGGGCTAAAAGGGGGAAAAAATTAGATGATGTTGATGAAGCTATTTTTAGTGAAGTTAGCGAAAAAGCTTTAAGTATTTCGCTGAAGATTGTTGATTTTATTAATAGTAATGTGGGTAAGTTATCTAAATCAGAAAGTTATGTACTATCTATTCATTTTGAAAATATGTTATTAAATTAA
- a CDS encoding helix-turn-helix domain-containing protein: MTLTSRQTRIAIELLTNPQVYKVKDMSEKYRVSTRTLRSDLNKISEWLSAQIGCEYNSKPGKGIWISSSSDEERKAAINSLYVNGKLKNSSILYYSPDERKWLILTKLVFNNEYLTGKSLSETLNVSNNTFLSDLKSARKEAKRFQLSIIGKNYYGYKLIGDEIDVRSLMEYILQKHIDYYTFEITDTLNMIIKISLDCCKDLDLPLSIRRIMSAIALSFSDDLSETLSSHSTDRNIIKSMINRLTVIIFENKSGKRLISHDTKHDLQRNQEKYLEVYTKIMKKFEVKKSLQEEKYFVFGVSDFNGHPEAVAVKIINYVSNKLKLTLNQDITLLDSLVQHITTEFNSDYQYSDMYTPFTYELKSKYPEVFLSVKEALRIFVSENPIIINDAFITMISLHFVVAINDFKNSFKVKAMYVCSSGKGATSVLRRSVEQEISCITCVGFASLSNYLYKAKELGPDIIISIFMLNEITTIPTIQVNPIPTKQDIIKIENELKKLNEKVNLASNRLNLDYPEQKLDVENTEHVLSMALEAFIRLKKHFINQIDNKYMDAFMIHVEMATDRIFFNKQYTIQTNEDTYYGCSSEDFDFIKKTFLDLNLDINTTEIIAILKYTEFR; this comes from the coding sequence ATGACTCTAACTTCTAGACAAACAAGAATTGCAATTGAATTGTTGACTAACCCTCAAGTTTATAAAGTCAAAGATATGTCAGAAAAATATAGGGTTTCTACCAGAACTTTACGCAGCGATCTGAACAAAATATCCGAATGGCTTTCTGCTCAAATTGGGTGTGAATATAACTCGAAACCTGGTAAGGGAATATGGATAAGTTCTTCTAGTGATGAAGAAAGAAAAGCAGCGATTAATAGCTTATATGTTAATGGCAAGCTGAAGAATTCTAGTATTTTGTACTACAGTCCAGATGAGCGCAAATGGCTTATTTTAACTAAATTGGTTTTTAACAATGAATATTTAACAGGTAAATCACTATCTGAAACGTTAAATGTATCTAATAATACCTTTTTATCTGACTTAAAAAGCGCGAGGAAAGAAGCTAAAAGATTTCAATTGAGCATAATTGGAAAAAATTATTATGGATACAAATTGATAGGGGATGAAATAGATGTTCGTTCTTTAATGGAATATATTCTTCAAAAGCATATTGATTATTATACATTTGAAATAACAGATACCCTAAATATGATTATTAAAATTAGTTTAGATTGCTGTAAAGACTTAGATTTACCACTGTCGATCAGAAGAATTATGAGTGCAATCGCATTAAGCTTTTCTGACGATTTATCTGAGACTTTAAGTTCACATAGTACTGATCGTAATATTATTAAATCAATGATTAATCGATTGACAGTCATTATTTTTGAAAATAAAAGTGGAAAAAGATTGATAAGTCATGATACAAAACATGATTTACAAAGAAACCAAGAGAAGTATCTCGAAGTTTATACAAAAATAATGAAGAAGTTTGAGGTTAAGAAGTCACTACAAGAAGAAAAATATTTTGTTTTTGGTGTAAGTGACTTTAATGGTCATCCTGAAGCGGTTGCTGTAAAGATCATTAATTATGTATCAAATAAATTAAAGCTAACTTTAAATCAGGATATAACCTTGCTTGATTCATTAGTACAACATATTACAACAGAGTTCAACAGCGATTATCAATATTCTGATATGTATACACCATTTACATATGAATTGAAAAGTAAATATCCGGAGGTCTTTTTATCGGTAAAAGAAGCTTTAAGAATATTTGTTTCTGAAAATCCAATTATTATAAATGATGCATTCATTACTATGATTTCTTTACATTTCGTGGTTGCAATTAATGATTTTAAAAATTCATTTAAGGTTAAAGCGATGTATGTATGCTCATCTGGCAAAGGAGCTACTAGTGTTCTACGAAGATCTGTAGAACAAGAGATTAGTTGCATTACCTGTGTTGGATTTGCTTCACTATCAAATTATTTGTACAAGGCAAAGGAATTAGGTCCAGATATAATAATTAGTATTTTTATGTTAAATGAGATTACGACAATACCAACTATTCAAGTTAATCCAATACCAACTAAGCAAGACATTATAAAAATTGAAAATGAATTAAAAAAGTTAAATGAAAAAGTAAACCTTGCTTCTAATCGCTTAAATCTTGATTATCCAGAACAGAAGTTAGATGTTGAAAATACTGAACATGTTTTGTCAATGGCTTTAGAAGCATTTATCCGACTAAAAAAGCATTTTATTAACCAAATAGATAATAAATATATGGATGCATTTATGATTCATGTAGAAATGGCTACTGACAGAATTTTCTTTAATAAGCAATACACTATACAAACTAATGAGGATACGTATTATGGTTGTTCTTCAGAAGACTTTGACTTTATAAAAAAGACGTTTTTAGATCTAAATCTTGATATAAATACTACTGAAATTATAGCTATTTTAAAATATACCGAGTTTCGATAG
- a CDS encoding sugar kinase — protein MKKVVTFGEIMLRLKPPENQRIIQTESFSGLYGGAEANVATSLAILGDQVQFVSKVPDNSVGQAAIGTLRRYGVDVAAIHQGGPRLGIYFFEKGASVRNTSVVYDRSNSSFATAKADEFDWSAILQTADYFYFSGITPAVSPEMFTAVLTACQYSAEHGIKVVCDLNYRGKMWSQAAAQTAMSQLMPYVNICLANDEDFEASLGIKAFDGDMSRGIEQKAEFINGMKAITSNYPNCQTVASVLRNIKSVEDSEWMALMVDHGHVFETPIYKMHVWEGVASGDAFGAGLIHGLLHNFDEQARIDYAIAASVLKLTISGDLNLVTDSEIRAVMDKQNNMRVLR, from the coding sequence GTGAAAAAGGTAGTAACTTTTGGCGAAATTATGTTACGACTCAAGCCACCAGAGAATCAACGAATTATACAAACTGAAAGTTTTTCTGGGTTGTATGGTGGAGCAGAAGCTAATGTTGCAACTTCACTAGCAATACTTGGAGATCAAGTTCAATTTGTTTCTAAAGTGCCAGATAATAGTGTAGGACAAGCAGCTATAGGGACTTTACGTCGATATGGAGTGGATGTTGCAGCAATTCATCAAGGTGGACCTAGATTAGGTATTTACTTTTTTGAAAAGGGAGCTAGTGTACGTAATACAAGCGTGGTCTATGATCGGTCTAATAGCTCATTTGCTACAGCTAAAGCTGATGAGTTTGACTGGTCAGCGATTTTGCAAACCGCCGATTATTTCTATTTTTCTGGGATAACTCCAGCTGTTTCACCTGAGATGTTCACGGCAGTCCTAACTGCTTGTCAATATAGTGCTGAGCATGGAATCAAAGTTGTTTGTGACTTAAATTACCGTGGGAAAATGTGGTCGCAAGCTGCTGCTCAGACTGCTATGTCTCAATTAATGCCTTATGTTAATATTTGTCTTGCCAATGATGAAGACTTTGAAGCTAGTTTAGGAATTAAAGCCTTTGATGGTGATATGAGTCGGGGAATTGAGCAAAAGGCTGAGTTTATTAATGGTATGAAAGCAATCACTTCTAATTATCCTAATTGTCAAACTGTAGCAAGTGTTTTGCGTAATATTAAATCTGTTGAAGATTCAGAATGGATGGCGCTAATGGTTGACCATGGACATGTTTTTGAAACTCCAATTTACAAGATGCATGTTTGGGAAGGTGTAGCTTCTGGTGATGCATTTGGTGCAGGTCTGATTCATGGATTGCTACATAATTTTGATGAGCAAGCAAGAATAGATTATGCAATTGCAGCAAGTGTTTTAAAATTGACGATTAGCGGAGATTTAAACTTAGTTACAGATAGTGAAATCCGTGCAGTTATGGATAAGCAGAATAATATGCGGGTTTTGCGATAA
- a CDS encoding bifunctional 4-hydroxy-2-oxoglutarate aldolase/2-dehydro-3-deoxy-phosphogluconate aldolase codes for MQKNETLSAVKDAGIVAVVRGNSKKEAYQTAVACIKGGVKAIELTFTAPQADEIIKQLHNEYKDDPTVVIGAGTVLDAVTARIAIMAGAKFIVAPSFDREVALLCNEYQVPYMPGCMTVTEIQTAMRYGSEIVKIFPGSALGQGFVKAVKAPLPQANVMPTGGVNLTNMHEWFEAGVVVVGAGSNLTAAAAQGDYDAVTKQAQAYHEEFLRIQEKRVS; via the coding sequence ATGCAAAAAAATGAAACACTTTCAGCGGTTAAAGATGCAGGAATCGTTGCTGTTGTAAGAGGTAATTCAAAGAAAGAAGCTTATCAAACAGCAGTAGCGTGTATTAAAGGTGGCGTTAAAGCAATTGAATTAACATTTACCGCCCCACAAGCAGACGAAATTATTAAACAATTACATAACGAGTATAAAGACGATCCAACAGTTGTAATTGGTGCTGGTACAGTACTTGACGCTGTTACTGCAAGAATTGCAATTATGGCGGGTGCTAAATTCATTGTTGCTCCATCATTTGATCGGGAGGTTGCTTTATTATGTAATGAATATCAAGTACCGTATATGCCGGGCTGTATGACGGTTACGGAAATTCAAACAGCAATGCGTTATGGCTCAGAAATAGTTAAGATTTTTCCAGGTAGTGCACTAGGTCAGGGTTTTGTTAAGGCAGTAAAAGCCCCACTTCCACAGGCTAACGTTATGCCTACTGGTGGGGTGAACTTGACCAACATGCATGAATGGTTTGAAGCAGGAGTTGTTGTAGTTGGGGCAGGTAGTAATTTAACTGCAGCAGCTGCTCAAGGAGACTACGATGCAGTTACTAAACAAGCTCAAGCTTACCATGAAGAATTTTTACGAATTCAGGAAAAGCGGGTGAGCTAA
- a CDS encoding LacI family DNA-binding transcriptional regulator: MKKKTASIKDVANLANVSIATVSRYLHGKLDRMSNETAQRVELAIKKLNYVPNAAARQLITNSSKTIAIIVANIADSFSIELFKGASSVLEPAGYTTVLLDTNSQQKREDHLINTVGLNTYDGLILQPLSSDVTTIKAEVKRELPIVILDRKLDYSPWPQVLSDNQQASYHAAKYFSQHGWEDAIVLSSPISIASTRQERLQGIRKVYPRVKVVELDEKHIEQQTAYTELGKALTKSKTKTVLFFLEERWLLSLLPNLIHNGLLPNDHLQISGFADTDFIASIWPTAKMIIQNPYLMGKNAGQIMLSQLANKTDFPATTLIKTNF; this comes from the coding sequence ATGAAGAAAAAAACAGCTAGTATCAAAGATGTCGCAAATTTAGCAAATGTTTCAATCGCTACAGTATCACGCTATCTTCATGGCAAGCTTGATCGCATGTCTAATGAAACTGCTCAACGCGTTGAGCTTGCTATCAAAAAATTAAATTACGTACCTAACGCTGCCGCTAGACAATTAATTACTAATAGCAGTAAGACAATTGCAATTATCGTGGCGAATATAGCGGACTCATTTTCTATTGAATTATTCAAAGGAGCAAGCTCAGTTTTAGAACCTGCTGGCTACACCACTGTATTGCTCGATACTAACTCTCAACAGAAAAGAGAAGACCATCTAATTAATACTGTTGGACTAAATACTTATGATGGCTTAATTTTGCAGCCGTTAAGCAGTGATGTCACTACTATTAAAGCTGAAGTAAAGCGTGAACTACCAATCGTTATTCTTGATCGCAAATTGGATTATTCACCCTGGCCACAAGTTTTAAGCGATAATCAACAGGCAAGTTATCATGCTGCTAAATATTTTAGTCAACATGGCTGGGAGGATGCAATTGTCTTATCTTCGCCAATCTCAATCGCTTCTACCAGGCAGGAGCGATTACAAGGAATTAGGAAGGTTTATCCTCGTGTCAAAGTAGTAGAACTTGACGAAAAGCACATTGAGCAGCAAACAGCTTATACAGAATTAGGTAAAGCTTTAACTAAAAGCAAAACTAAAACTGTGCTCTTCTTTTTAGAAGAACGGTGGCTGCTATCTCTTTTACCTAATTTAATTCATAATGGTTTACTGCCAAATGATCATTTGCAAATCTCTGGTTTCGCCGATACAGATTTCATTGCTAGTATTTGGCCAACTGCTAAAATGATTATTCAAAACCCTTATTTGATGGGCAAAAACGCTGGACAAATTATGTTAAGCCAGCTAGCTAATAAAACCGATTTTCCTGCCACAACTCTAATTAAAACCAACTTTTAA
- a CDS encoding PTS lactose/cellobiose transporter subunit IIA, whose protein sequence is MAEEKQTPKDDEAALMAAMGLIANGGNAKSLAFEAIRLAKKGEISAARAKLAESDKSLTDAHNSQTEMLTKEAQGEHTKVTLLVVHSQDHLMNAITFRDLAGEMVDLYEKLFARE, encoded by the coding sequence ATGGCAGAAGAAAAGCAGACACCAAAAGATGATGAAGCTGCGTTGATGGCCGCAATGGGTTTAATTGCTAATGGTGGTAATGCCAAAAGTCTGGCATTTGAGGCAATTAGATTAGCCAAAAAAGGTGAAATTAGTGCGGCACGAGCTAAATTAGCAGAGTCAGATAAGTCACTAACAGATGCACATAATTCACAGACTGAGATGCTGACTAAGGAGGCTCAAGGCGAACATACTAAGGTTACTTTGTTAGTGGTGCATTCACAAGATCACCTAATGAATGCTATTACTTTCCGCGATCTTGCTGGTGAAATGGTCGACTTGTATGAAAAACTATTTGCACGGGAATAA